From the genome of Chania multitudinisentens RB-25, one region includes:
- a CDS encoding LysR substrate-binding domain-containing protein: MKELPKINQLRNFQAIIRYGSIRTASQALFQTQPAMTKSLQELERILGVSLLARGPQGMTLTKMGRIFEPRVNMILNDLERAIDELHQSNELSQGTISFGCSHLPAFSIMPSLINKFQEQHPASSITIVEGQLSELMTSLRLGRLDFFIGIASPEISMSEFSVEYSINAEFCIIARNGHPLIKSTSLDQLKGAKWYFPNARTGHYKTLEKFIFPQGRANGDTLIYGDSMSIGEQLVLNKDYLFVGPKAILKVPYIKDLISMVPIKEELPDALYILIYKQQQGLTPLAKRLMDEISTTCSDFFSDNT, encoded by the coding sequence ATGAAAGAACTCCCCAAAATTAATCAACTCAGGAACTTTCAAGCCATAATTCGTTATGGAAGTATCAGAACCGCATCGCAAGCTTTGTTTCAAACACAACCCGCCATGACCAAAAGCCTTCAGGAATTAGAACGAATTCTGGGTGTTTCTTTATTGGCCAGAGGGCCTCAAGGTATGACGCTCACTAAAATGGGGCGTATCTTTGAACCCAGAGTTAATATGATACTCAATGACCTGGAAAGGGCCATAGATGAACTACACCAATCAAATGAACTCTCGCAAGGTACGATATCCTTTGGCTGCTCCCACCTGCCAGCATTTAGCATAATGCCCTCTTTGATTAATAAATTCCAAGAGCAGCATCCGGCTTCCAGTATTACCATTGTTGAGGGGCAACTTTCAGAATTAATGACATCGTTGCGATTAGGGAGATTAGATTTCTTTATTGGTATAGCGTCACCTGAAATATCCATGAGTGAGTTTTCCGTTGAGTATTCAATCAATGCAGAATTTTGTATTATTGCTCGCAATGGGCATCCTTTAATTAAAAGCACCTCATTAGATCAATTAAAAGGTGCCAAATGGTATTTCCCTAACGCCAGAACCGGGCACTATAAAACATTAGAGAAATTTATTTTCCCACAAGGGAGAGCTAATGGCGATACACTTATTTATGGTGATTCAATGAGTATTGGTGAACAGTTGGTTTTAAACAAAGACTATCTGTTCGTCGGCCCTAAAGCGATCCTCAAAGTACCTTATATAAAAGACCTTATATCAATGGTTCCGATCAAAGAAGAATTACCGGATGCTTTGTACATTTTGATTTACAAACAGCAACAAGGTCTAACGCCGTTGGCTAAACGGTTAATGGATGAGATCAGCACCACATGTTCCGATTTTTTCTCTGATAATACGTAG
- a CDS encoding LysR substrate-binding domain-containing protein, which translates to MDEKDKIFMRNLPKPNQLKMFQSIIEHGSFRAAAKALHQTQPALTQSMNELEKMLGTQLMIRGPRGVVLTDAGKLFEPRVQLILKELERAVTETKQFSAASRGTIELGSSSLPFFTMLPPAILRFQKRFPQISINITEGQISELLPALRAGKLDFIIGAASSEDIISSEFIEEPFFTAPFGILAHREHPLAQSHSLQQLQGAKWYLPTSQLGYYNQLDTFLFPEGKQSPQMVIRGGTAIMAIQMVLNAGFLTVAAKETLRVPYLNQLLCTIPISEPLPDASYSFIYSRRLPLTQVARKMMDKLLWECKNYPWYEENEAKPAFLTSTP; encoded by the coding sequence ATGGATGAAAAAGATAAAATATTCATGAGAAACCTACCCAAACCCAATCAGCTGAAAATGTTCCAGTCAATTATAGAACATGGCAGCTTTCGTGCAGCGGCTAAAGCCCTACATCAAACTCAGCCCGCTTTAACACAATCAATGAACGAGCTTGAGAAGATGTTAGGCACGCAGTTGATGATCCGCGGACCTCGTGGTGTTGTGCTGACTGATGCAGGGAAACTCTTTGAACCTCGTGTACAGCTAATATTGAAAGAATTAGAGCGCGCTGTTACTGAAACAAAACAATTTAGCGCAGCATCCAGAGGCACCATTGAGTTAGGGAGTTCTTCTTTGCCCTTCTTTACCATGCTACCTCCGGCAATTTTACGTTTTCAAAAACGTTTTCCACAAATCAGTATCAATATCACGGAAGGGCAGATTTCTGAACTTTTGCCAGCCTTACGCGCTGGGAAATTAGACTTTATTATCGGCGCTGCATCGTCTGAAGATATTATCTCCAGCGAATTTATCGAGGAACCGTTCTTTACCGCTCCTTTTGGTATATTGGCACACCGGGAGCATCCGTTGGCTCAAAGCCACTCACTACAGCAGCTCCAAGGGGCTAAATGGTATTTGCCGACCTCACAATTAGGTTACTACAACCAACTGGATACTTTTTTGTTTCCCGAAGGGAAACAATCGCCACAAATGGTGATCAGAGGGGGAACTGCAATCATGGCGATACAGATGGTGCTGAATGCAGGTTTCTTAACAGTAGCAGCCAAGGAAACGTTACGAGTACCTTACCTAAATCAGTTATTGTGTACGATACCGATTAGCGAACCATTACCAGATGCATCTTACAGTTTTATCTACTCCCGGCGTTTACCACTGACGCAGGTTGCCAGAAAGATGATGGATAAGCTGTTGTGGGAATGCAAAAACTATCCTTGGTATGAAGAAAACGAAGCTAAACCAGCTTTTCTGACGAGCACACCATAA
- a CDS encoding YecA family protein: MSILNTFPNYQSLTAALNQQAVALTAAEMHGLISGLLCGGNRDASWLTLVFELTNEGIAFPQALSMPLQQLHEATRDTLEDDDFMFQLLMPEGEAVDVFDRADALAGWVNHFLLGLGMMQPKLAQVKDEVGEAIDDLRNIAQLGYDEDEDQEELEQSLEEVVEYVRVAAILCHTEFTRRKPTAPENKKPTLH; this comes from the coding sequence CGCTCTCAACCAGCAGGCAGTAGCCTTAACGGCCGCAGAAATGCATGGCCTGATCAGTGGCCTTTTGTGCGGCGGCAACCGTGATGCCAGCTGGTTGACGCTGGTGTTCGAGTTGACCAACGAAGGTATCGCCTTCCCGCAGGCGTTGAGTATGCCATTGCAACAATTGCATGAGGCGACGCGTGATACGCTGGAAGACGATGACTTTATGTTCCAGTTGCTGATGCCGGAAGGTGAAGCGGTCGATGTTTTTGATCGTGCTGACGCGCTGGCGGGGTGGGTGAATCACTTCCTGTTAGGGTTAGGAATGATGCAGCCAAAACTGGCGCAGGTGAAAGACGAAGTGGGGGAAGCTATAGATGATTTGCGCAATATTGCTCAATTGGGCTATGACGAAGACGAAGACCAGGAGGAGTTAGAACAGTCGTTGGAAGAAGTGGTGGAATATGTGCGAGTTGCTGCGATCCTTTGCCATACCGAATTTACCCGTCGTAAGCCAACGGCACCGGAAAATAAAAAGCCGACGTTACATTGA